GGAAGCTGGGTATAGTGGTGACTGTGGTCACATTATTTGTTGTGATTTTCTTGTCCTCCAACTTGTCCTCCAGACACACTGACAAGGTCGATAACCCGTCCAGTATCAACTTTCAGAGGAGGTTTATACAGCTGTTTGATAAAGATCAGAGAGGAAACATCATCGAAGGCGAAGGATCATTTCGTCAAGAAAATAGTGCAAAGTATAAAGAGAAGTCGAGGGAAAATGTGTTTCAGCACCAGGGCCAATCTCTTTACAAAAAAATGGGTGATATGAGTAATTTGAATAAGCGCAGTGTGGATAAAAAAGGAGCTGAACAAAGTGGCATTCGTGAAAAGCAAAGAGATAAACTAAATGATATTCGTGAAAAGCAAGGAGATAAACTAAATGATATTCGTGAAAACGAAATAGAACACAAAACTTATATTCGTGAAAACCAAGGAGCTCAACAAGAAAATGTTCATGAAAACCAAGGAGCTCAACAAGAAAATGTTCATGAAAACCaaataggtcaacaagatgataTCAGTGAAAACCACGAAGTTCAACAAAAGGAAATCGTAGAAAACCAAATAGCCCTACAAAAAGACAATAGCGAACCTCAAAATGGTCAACAAAAAGATACTCGTCAAAACCAAGGAGACCAACAAAAAGATATTCGTGATAATCAAAGAGCTCAGGAAATATCTGGCAATGAGAATCAAGAAGTTCTAGAAAACGATGTCCAAGAAAACCAACGAGACACAAGAAAAAAACAGGATCCCGAAAAGGGAAATTATGACTTTGAATATCCTAAACATGATAAGTATCctattattgtaaacaaaacagACATTTTAAGTGAAAGGGGCATTAAAGGATATGGTGATAAAAAGCCAATTAATTCGTtcaattatagatatataataagtCCTAATCATACATGTACTCAGTCTAATACGCCGAGAgtattgtttatagtaaaaAGTAGTCCGGACCATAATGCAAGGCGAGTCACCATTCGTGAGACATGGGGCAACAGGAAACGCTTTCCCTTGATACGAACTATTTTTTCATTCGGGATTCCGAGTAATGGTAAAGTGTTATTAAACCTACAGGAGGAATCCGATGTATTCAGGGATATACTTCTGGTGGATTATGTAGATAACTACTACAATCTTACTCTAAAGACCATCAACGCGTTAAATTGGGCAGAGACGTACTGCCCTCTGGCGGAATACGTCTTATCAATAGACGATGACGTCTATGTCGCTCCTGACTTGCTGATAAATTTTCTAAACAGAccaaatataaagaaaacagAAAACGTCTTTTctggtcatttattggttaacACAGAACCAATCAGGAACTCGTTATCAAAATGGTTTGTGACAAAAACGGAATACCCATTTCAGAAATATCCCAATTATATTTTTGGCGGATTTGTGATAATGTCTATGCCGACTGTAAAGCAATTTACAAAAGCAGCTAGGTATATCAAACTGTTTAAGTTCGAGGATGTTTATTTGGGGATGCTAGCTAAAGTTGTTGAAATAGAAGCAACAAATAACGGATATGTTAATTCTATGAAAACGTTCACGTCCTCAGAAGCGTTTAAAACGCTTATTGCATCACACAATTACTATGACCCGAAAGATTTACAGAGAGCTTGGGATTGTCACCTTAGTGTTCTGGACCAGGATGACGATAAGGCGGTTTTCTGTGATTTTATCGGTGATCGTCTCCGTAAAATGCAGTCCGAGATAAACAGCATCATGCGTTATATGGAAGCCGTCAGAATGAAATCATGAACGTTATAATAGAAACAATACTTTTTTTCGTTAATTAAGGATCATTGAGTGTATACTGACAgttttgtttcatatatacataacattgAATTGTAATTAACTTTATTCTtaagatttaatatttttacctgtaatttcaCTTTAATTGATGGACTCTCTTTTCTCTTTATGTAACcgtatcaaccaatcaaatacGACGTTATTTTGTTATTGGCTTATAACATAAACTTAatccaatgaaaatgctcaGTACAAGCATGGTTAAATTATTGTTCGGAATTATTCAGCATTCAAACATAAATCCTTTGCAAATTATTACAGCAGAGTTAAGAATGGATACATATCCaatgttttttgtgttattttttgagAGTATTCGGTATTCGAACTTAATTTCTTTGCAATTATTTTTGCGAGGTTAAGAATGGATGTCTATCTTGTTTCGTGTGCGATAACTCCTGAAATATAAGCACTCGTtaatatacataacaacaaccAATGAAGTAAAATTGTTTCTTTACTATGGATTGGTTTATACTGATTTACTAGATCATTATTCATacagttataattaatttttctttttttttttttatactaaaTCTGAATTCCTGATTGGCCAATATGTTTTCATAccacttttaaaaaaaaccagaacgacgtgaaaacccgacgttatcttGTCTTCAAAAAATGGACATCGATATTGTGTATTGGTTTGGAATATAAATcctttgaaaataataacaaaatcttaagtaaaaatgtatttattcatcCAAATAGTCGAAACATCAATTACAAACACTGATGTCACAATGTGTGATGTCAACGATGAAAAAACGCGGTTTTACACTGTTTACAAGCATTTTTTATCCTACCACTTTGACGTATAAGATAGTGTCAATAACGCTTAAATGAACCATAACATGTTCCTTGTGCTTACgtcattataaaaatgattgcatactgtaaaacatgtttatgacGAATTGTTTCTATTCTAACAAGTGATGTGCCATATGTAAAATGTACTATTGTCCATATCCACTGTGACGCGTAattcaaattatgtttttgtttaatatttacgAACACTTACCTTGGGAAAAATAAATACTAGCATTATGATTACCACAAAAAAGTGTACTGACCTAAATTGTTCCCGTGTACTTTGTATTGTTGTAGACGTGACAAGAGAtacaatagaaatatattttttctatatgtCTGTACATTTAAAAGACACTTggatacaatacatgtattacgtATCTAAAACAAGTTGAACACGTAACGGGTTCTACGCTATGGTGAATTGAACAAAAGACGCAAAACACTTAAAAAAACAAAcgtatttgtataaaatatacgTTTTCAGTCATATGAAGACTAGGTAGCATATGAATGGTGACTTTCACTTGATGGCGTTTTCGCGACATCGACATGGTCGCAAAAATTTCAACCGCGAAATGTAAAGTAATAGGAAGTTCACTTATGGTCATATGATTAATTCACTAAAATTCAATGTTTACCGTTTTAAGGCAATATCGAGATTTGTTTCTAATTTGCGAAAATATGATGAATGAATGCCATTGTAGCAAATATAGCAAATATATTAACGAGAAAATATTCacgttataattaatttttcttttttttttttatactaaaTCTGAATTCCTGATTGGCCAATATGTTTTCATACCacttttaaaaaaacccagaacgacgtgaaaacccgacgttatcttGTCTTCAAAAAATGGACATCGATATTGTGTATTGGTTTGGAATATAAATcctttgaaaataataacaaaatcttaagtaaaaatgtatttattcatcCAAATAGTCGAAACATCAATTACAAACACTGATGTCACAATGTGTGATGTCAACGATGAAAAAACGCGGTTTTACACTGTTTACAAGCATTTTTTATCCTACCACTTTGACGTATAAGATAGTGTCAATAACGCTTAAATGAACCATAACATGTTCCTTGTGCTTACgtcattataaaaatgattgcatactgtaaaacatgtttatgacGAATTGTTTCTATTCTAACAAGTGATGTGCCATATGTAAAATGTACTATTGTCCATATCCACTGTGACGCGTAattcaaattatgtttttgtttaatatttacgAACACTTACCTTGGGAAAAATAAATACTAGCATTATGATTACCACAAAAAAGTGTACTGACCTAAATTGTTCCCGTGTACTTTGTATTGTTGTAGACGTGACAAGAGAtacaatagaaatatattttttctatatgtCTGTACATTTAAAAGACACTTggatacaatacatgtattacgtATCTAAAACAAGTTGAACACGTAACGGGTTCTACGCTATGGTGAATTGAACAAAAGACGCAAAACACTTAAAAAAACAAAcgtatttgtataaaatatacgTTTTCAGTCATATGAAGACTAGGTAGCATATGAATGGTGACTTTCACTTGATGGCGTTTTCGCGACATCGACATGGTCGCAAAAATTTCAACCGCGAAATGTAAAGTAATAGGAAGTTCACTTATGGTCATATGATTAATTCACTAAAATTCAATGTTTACCGTTTTAAGGCAATATCGAGATTTGTTTCTAATTTGCGAAAATATGATGAATGAATGCCATTGTAGCAAATATAGCAAATATATTAACTAGCAAATATATTAACGAGAAAATATTCACGTTTGCAGTATTTTATACCTCTTTGGACCTGTTAGAAACGAGAATGAATCAGAAACTAGAGTAAAGAGGAGGTTGCTTCATGCAGTATTTCTGTTGGATCCAGGAATCGAACCGTGACCGTCTTGATCTGTAATGTGGTTATATCATTTAGAGCCTGGTActttaattatgtttattattcaGAAatcttttgttctttttattgaaatattttgataaaaatgatattcatagtatgttatataaaatataaataactgCTAATTGTTTTGgttagttttgtttgtttttgtttaattgaaagtaaactacTAAGTTATTGAAATTAAACCTTTCAATTAATCATCTACTCTTCTCCAAACTATACGTATGCCCTATGAATTTGtagaaataacataaaataattggatCAGCAATGAATCTAATTTGAATGCAGATCTGTCTTCTTTATTCAGTACATACTGATCCAGTGAATTCACCTAAATCTTAGTTGAATCTGAAACAGTGACGTTGAATCaggcttcaatttcattttcaatttcaacaaattttattgacaaattatttacagtcAAGACGATTAGACAGCAGGCAAGGCCTATCTAAGTCTTCTCCTTAAGTGTCGTGGCTTCAGTGTAGGGAATGTTGGAGAGCAGCGACCATTTCTCTAAGCTgcaatttgatttgtttagcaAAACCAATCTGAATGTGGCATCTTATTGACAATCGGAACATCTCGCTTGATTCTGAACGTTCATTAGTtactttgttttaattgttgttATAATGTCTAGAAGTGGGATAGGGGAACCGTTGTTATCAACGCGATTAACGTTTTATTATTACTAAACTGCATTGCAGTGAAAAATTGGACATTAAACTACTGAACGGTTTCACACTGTTTACAAGCATTTTTATCCTACCACTTTGACTTCTAACCCTAAATTGTTCCCGTGTACTTTGTATTGTTGTAGACGTGACAAGagatataatagaaatatatttttctatatgTGTGTACATTTAAAAGGCACTTggatacaatacatgtattacgtATCTAAAACAAGTTGAACACGTAACGGGGTCTACGCTATGGTGAATTGAACAAAAGACGCAAAACacttaaacaaacaaacgtatttGTATAAAATACGTTTTCAGTCATATGCAGACTAGGTAGCATATGAATGGTGACTTTCACCTGATGGCATTTTCGCGACATCGACATGGTCACAAAAATTTCAACCGCGAAATGTAAAGTAATAGGAAGTTCACTTATGGTCATATGATTAATTCACTAAAATTCAATGTTTACCGTTTTAAGGCAATATCGCGATTTGTTTCTAATTTGCGTAATTACacattaaatgataatattcaaataaatagataaaataccatatttattAAAGAAATCGATAACTAACGGCAATGgaaattaactttatttatttgGCATAAAATCCCGTATACTGAGTTCAAGTTGAGTTAATTTGTAcctatttctttttcatttgatCTCCGCGAATATATCCACGTGCGAATTTATCAACAGGTACAGATCTTGACATTTTACTAAGttaactataaatatataatgaatgaatGCCATTGTAGCAAATATAGCAAATATATTAACGAGAAAATATTCACGTTTGCAGTATTTTATACCTCTTTGGACCTGTTAGAAACGAGAATGAATCAGAAACTCGAGTAAAGAGGAGGTTGCTTCATGCAGTATTTCTGTTGGATCCAGGAATCGAACCGTGACCGTCTTGATCTGTAATGTGGTTATATCATTTAGAGCCTGGTActttaattatgtttattattcaGAAatcttttgttctttttattgaaatattttgataaaaatgatattcatattatgttatataaaatataaataactgtTAATTGTTCTGgttagttttgtttgtttttatttaattgaaagtaaacaactaaattattgaaattgaacCTTTCAATTAATCATCTACTCTTCTCCAAACTATACGTATGCCCTATGAATTGGtagaaataacattaaataattGGATCAGCAATGAATCTAATTTGAATGCAGATCTGTCTTCTTTATTCAGTACATACTGATCCAGTGAATTCACCTAAATCTTAGTTTCACAGTGAAGTTGAATCaggcttcaatttcattttcaattgcaacaaattttattgacaaattattAACAGTCAAGAGGATTAGACAGCAGGCAAGGCCTATCTAAGTCTTCTCCTTAAGTGTCGTGGCTTCAGTGTAGGGAATGTTGGAGAGCAGCGACCATTTCTCTAAGCTgcaatttgatttgtttagcaAAACCAATCTGAATGTGGCATCTTATTGACAATCGGAACATCTCGCTTGATTCTGAACGTTCATTAGTtactttgttttaattgttgttATAATGTCTAGAAGTGGGATAGGGGAACCGTTGTTATCAACGCGATTAACGTTTTATTATTGCTAAACTGCATTACAGTGAaaaataggacattaaactactAAACAGTCAACTGACGACTGACAaaatgttaatacatgtataacattacTTCTGCTGTGTAACTGTCTTTCAAAGAAGCAAATATATTCCCAGTAAATTATTCTACGATAAAAACGATATTCTTTCGTTATCGTTAGTGTCGATGGATTGCatttaagatgttttaatttcgGTGTATGTATTAATCATATTTACAGCGTCTTTTGTAATAAACAAATAAGAACTATCAAGCTTAAAGATTCAGCACCGCTGTCGAATAGTATTTTGCTCTATCGAAGTAGAAGCAGAAGAATgagtattttcttcagtaacaacaATTCCTTAGTTTatatcattaccaccattgaaaagtttgagcttcttattttacttcaagatataatattgaaaataatttattgcgtcccgaaaaaagtCCACGgaactatgccctatatggaatgaaacaCTAATTGCGCATCCACcgaaagcaaaacaaaataagttatttcatattatttttgtgttaattagacaaacatTTACATGATTACACAACAAATATAGTTCAAATCgcgagtatcgtttatgctttgtcggcagtggagcatctataATTGTTAACATTGCACTTTAGTTTATCTGACCTGAACGGTTTAACAAGATCAATTAACAATTTATTGAATGATAAAACTAGAATAAGTGTTATTGTTTCTATCCGGTTAACTGTACCTTCAACTGTGTGTTTACGCAATGTAACTGAGCAACTTACTTTCACAATTAGCAATCGACAGTGTGTAGACGATCTACTCGTAAATCATAtgcaaataaatacaaacattaGTTTCATACTGTATTGAAAACAACAAACGAGAATATAGTCCTTTATCCACTTTCCAGTATGTTTACACAAATATGGCGATAGACTTCCACTACCTAAATATTATCAGAAAGAGATGGACTTCCATTACCTAAATATTGTCAGAAAGAGATGACCGCCCACTACCTAAATAATGTCAGAAAGATATGTTATTCCACTACCTAAATATTGTCAGAAAATGATTGACTTCCACTACGTAATATTGACAGAAAGAGATTGACTTCAACTACCTTAATATTGTCAGAAAGAGATTGACTTCCACTACCTAAATATTGTCAAAAAGAGATAGCCTTCCACTACCTAAATGTTGTCAGAAAGCGAGATTTCAACTTTTGATGCCGACGTAAGTTTGGTGTGTTTAATTTTGGCGTTTCATGCCAAACGCCACATACCCCGTAAGCCAACATATGACCACATCCAATATAACCTGATTTACGGAGTTACCATCGTAATTTGTCCTTTGTCCTGACtcgatatatgtaaaaaaaaaacactccCCCTTTACCTCATTCCGGATTAATTCCAAATTTTGTGTGAAGCATTTTTGTGGAGGGCAATTATATTTCATGCAAATGAGGTTGGTCCGACTCCTGGGGATAAAGGGATGGGACTACAAAAGGTTTCCTAGCTGGATATATTCTTTAAATTCCGTATCTTCTACAACGTTTGCATTGATTACAACAAcattttgtgtgaaacatctGGAGtgaacaaaaacattttgtAGAAATGGTTTGAGCCCCGGGGTGAGAGAGGCGGAGCTACAAAGGGGGAACTTTACTGATTTCTTTCCTTTAAATTCCTACTCCCCACAAGGCTTGCATGTCTTACAACCATTTTAGTTCATTGGGACAGAGAGGCAAAAGGTGGTTTTAAGGGAAAGTGTTTCTGATGTTTACTATAAAATCATGTGTACAAGTTATCTTGTAGtcttttataaaaacaaaaggaGGGGGATCACTTTGgaccgttttacggccactcagtgacaagcaaaatattttgcatgaagatacattatggtcagctgcatattgaaTGCTTTTCAGAATATCCGATTGTTTCTGCgttcatggtaatttcagaggtcaaatgtcaaaggctgaaaattcacattttcattgtttaagtcctaattaattaaatatttgaatagaGATAACATCTTTGAAGGTTTTGCCTGAAAATTTTGGGTTTGTGAAGTTTAAATAgaaaaactgatgaaaaattcaaattttcatcCTTTGAGATTTGACCTCTGAAAATCTCAGATGACCTTCAAGGTCCTCAGGCCTCTTGTTCTTAATCTAAATACACGTAATATAGTTTGGGTTAAATCGAGTATGAATCATTTACGTAAGGTTTGAATCAGTTTTATTGCGTGTTTAAACTTAGAAAGGAGCTATTACCACTCcacatttttaatttcattcatgTTTGTACGCGGCAGACGACCTGTTTACTCACCCATATTTAAATACCCATCTACTCCCTTCTTAAATGTCAACATCATACATTCTCTTGTACACTTAGCCTCATACTTAGCTTCCCTTCATAGGACAAGACAATCAATGGGTCGTCAAATGTCTATTTCAATTTTCGGTTAAGAAACAAATCAAACGAATGTTTTCATAATAACCAGTGAGATTGAGTACCAATATGAACCTGGTAATAGTATGTTTAATGGTAACTATGGTTGTGTCAACACTGGGGTAGGAAATCGTGTTAAGGGAAGAGTCAGTGTATAGTAGACTGTGGTAGACACTTATTACTAACGGATAAGTCGAAGTCTACCTCTTCTAGTTTAGCGGACTACTGTACCTCATGCATAGATTACCCAatgacacacatatatataataagcttaCAGTGTAAGAATTAATTCtatatctctctctctctagtAAATCCCCTAAACTTATTGATTgattgacatattttttttttgtcaatgcAGTACTGTACGCAACAAATTAGATCTAATTTGATCAAATTATTATCAACTGAAATTAAACCTTGCTTATATTTTATAACCAAGacatacatttataatgtattatatcC
This portion of the Argopecten irradians isolate NY chromosome 6, Ai_NY, whole genome shotgun sequence genome encodes:
- the LOC138325577 gene encoding uncharacterized protein, which encodes MRRPKHNLRAIMLAWKHLGKLGIVVTVVTLFVVIFLSSNLSSRHTDKVDNPSSINFQRRFIQLFDKDQRGNIIEGEGSFRQENSAKYKEKSRENVFQHQGQSLYKKMGDMSNLNKRSVDKKGAEQSGIREKQRDKLNDIREKQGDKLNDIRENEIEHKTYIRENQGAQQENVHENQGAQQENVHENQIGQQDDISENHEVQQKEIVENQIALQKDNSEPQNGQQKDTRQNQGDQQKDIRDNQRAQEISGNENQEVLENDVQENQRDTRKKQDPEKGNYDFEYPKHDKYPIIVNKTDILSERGIKGYGDKKPINSFNYRYIISPNHTCTQSNTPRVLFIVKSSPDHNARRVTIRETWGNRKRFPLIRTIFSFGIPSNGKVLLNLQEESDVFRDILLVDYVDNYYNLTLKTINALNWAETYCPLAEYVLSIDDDVYVAPDLLINFLNRPNIKKTENVFSGHLLVNTEPIRNSLSKWFVTKTEYPFQKYPNYIFGGFVIMSMPTVKQFTKAARYIKLFKFEDVYLGMLAKVVEIEATNNGYVNSMKTFTSSEAFKTLIASHNYYDPKDLQRAWDCHLSVLDQDDDKAVFCDFIGDRLRKMQSEINSIMRYMEAVRMKS